The window GGGGACAGGCGACAGCTAAGGGACGAGGGGGGTGTAAAAATTGGCCTAGAAAGTTTCAGGTTATACCGGCACTCCTAGTTTCACATTATACTGGCGCTCACTCCTCCAGCGCTGAAGCACTGATGTCAGGACAGGGGACGTCCTCACTCTTCACAAATGTACCAGCCCAAGGTAGGTCTGCTTGGTGGCTTCTAAAGTGGCAGGCACTGATGGATCAACCAGGTATATTGTGTGGTGAAGGCTGGCACAGtttcatagttacatatagttcttaaggctggaaaaaaaaaagaaatccatcaAATTCAACCGACATTCCTACTGTGCCCCTACTCTgtggatccagaagaaggcaataaacttttatgaggctgatgccaattgcgccatgcaaagggaaaaaaaattccttcTCAACTCCAaatatatcagaataaatccGTGGAACCGCATTTTGTCAGGCGGCAGTAAAAGTATTATGGTGGTCAGTGCAGGCCCCAGTGGATTGCGACTGTTAAGACCATGATACCTATGccgctagtaaaaaaaaaaacaaccattaaAAATGTAATCCCACAACACTCCAAAAATTGTGGAAATCAATGTGTCCTTTTATTCCCCCATGATAGGAGATGCCAGTTGCAGCCTTTTTTAAGCATGCACTCAACAATTTTTGGAGTGCTGTTTGATTACTTttggaatagatagatagatgatagatagaaagTGTGGTAGCCCAGtgcgggaggtgttaccctgtacccttgctgccctgtcagtcagcctccctacagtgtcccctgggccccttgcatctgtccccctatgtaaatatatttctaatgtattataccatgtaatgtgtttagaaagcgttgtcactttaagactgtttaccatgtgacttgacatgtgattgttacccaggaggtaccagtgaccagttgatcccaggggtgacctatgggctccctgctagtctcccccatataagctctgggtggagctagctctctctctttccttaagagtctttgctgaggtcaagtcgagtcctagagagtgtccagagtcattggaggcctcaagtccagtcctgcagccacagtcaattgcaagtaagctacagtcatagctttgtcagtcatcagtcaaatcAGTCCCTGTCggcaactgtcaagtcagcgtggcctgcattaaattgtccagtcctactacaagtcccagcaagcccttagagtctctgagtcactggtgacCTCCGTggaccctggctgaactgtatagacttaacCATCTGTCatctctacctcagtaaagctactgttatccgtaacttggcgtcggagtctttattgcccccgtgcccagcccaggatctaacgggataccttcgggtggtatcgaggataaaccactccctggcgtcacgaatacaaggggttaatgccatctgcccctagggtaacaacatctgccctcatcacaccctgttaccacaatagatagatatgagagataggctGACTGATAGAGTCAAAGAAGCCTTGGCCCGACAAACAAAAGGATAACAAAACATTAAGtgtaaaaccacaaaaaaaactatattcatcaaaaatgttacaaaaatgtTGAATTGCAGGGATCACCCCAACTGATAAAGAATAGTGACCATAAATAATATGTAAGCAGGTGAAATACATTTACTAACTAATTGAGTAGATTTCTATTGTTTGTGGATGTCACACCTTAGATACACCAATTATGGACTTTACAGCCAGTTATCGGGCTAGTCTAAAAACTGGTTGATGTCTTTGTATCCTAAAGTGAGGGAATGAGATATGGTTAAGTTAAGTACACTACATTATTATTATGGTACATGATTAGGAGACCTGCCTAATATTTATAGATTTGCGTTACTAGATTATGATTCACGTCTTTACTTTTTGGGCCATCACTTCGTACaaaatacattttctcctttgtaATTAAACTCTCATTCCATTCTTCATGGCATTTCCACACCCTCATTCTGTTTGCTGTTCTGTCCTATGCTTGGTTTATCATACGTCTATGGAGGGAAAGGGTCATAATAGTGGAATATTAAACCAATCCTTTTTAACAAACATGTATCACCCACACGTAGGGTTTACTCTGGTGTATCACAGATTGGAACTCTTGGGCTTATCTCACCCCATTGTTATGTGGTGTTGGCTGGAACCTATAAAAGTGCAGATCACAACAAATCTCCACTCTAAAGGCAACACTGAGAATGGGTACTATGGTAAGTGCTGCGGCAGGTACTGTGTAAGCATACCTGTACTACAGATGTATTTATATACAACATTCTAAATTTATTATGGAATTTAGTTAgattataaaataaatgtttatataataaCATTTTGTATAAATAATATGTCTATCTAAATATAGTAGAAAGTATTATACTATAATATTATTAGTAAAAGATTTAATATATGTGATGTTCTGAAGGCTTACCTTTTACATTACAATGTTAGCATTGGAATGGGAGCCCAAGAGTCACTTCTGTCCACCAAGTGTTAAGGGTTGGGTAACGGGCAAGCGGTGGTGTGTTGTATCGTGAATTACTTCATGAGGTTGGACACTCTTTGTTCTGTGCAAGTTCATGGTAATTAACAATAGTATTTAAGTGAAGGAACCTGACACTACTACCCAATTTTCAGGTACCTCACAACAGATTTACCAAAACTGTTCATAATTATTAGATTTTTTGGTAATTCATCATCTTGATTTTGGCATTTAAATCTCTGGCTGGGTTCCCACATTACATTTTGGTCAGATTTTTTGCCAAAGCCATGTCAAAAACAcataaatacagtgaaggagtttaagcatgcatgggataggcatacggctatccttcatatagggccgagactattgataggattcagaatattgggctaactggatgggccaaatggtccttatctgctgacacattttatgtttctataaaaaggtgcaaatctttcagTTATAGGTTTTCTCTCTGCCATTTCTACTTGGTTTGTTTACTAGTATATTAAAGGAGTTgcttaaggggtattccgcccccagacagcttatcccctatacaacggaagggggtgtggtgtgtgTCACGTCTTCTGCCAcgggaacccagcattctaaacatactgtttggaATGCCCGGTGCTGCCCGGAGATTGCGGGGAGTATATTCTAGCAAGAAAAAAGGAATGACCAGCAATTTCAGGAACAGACCATGGATATGGAAAGTGACATTTATGGAAAAAAGCAGACCATTTTTCTCTAAATACAATGCTATAAAGATATTCAAGGAATTAGTTGTAATGGTTTACAAATACAGAATAAAATAAGCAACCTGAAACAACATCTAAATATGTGAAAAcgtccccacaattttttttatttttatctaaattttacagatatatatatatatatatatatatatatatatatatatatatagatagatatagatacagtgatccctaaacttataatggcctcaacatacaatagtttcaacatacaatggtcttttctggaccattgtaacttgaaaccagactcaacatacaatgctatggtatCTGCGTGTCAATGGcttgaagaactgaccaatcagaatggatatttcactggtaaaacctgtgtattcctaaagtgcatgcactgactggtgtctggtagtgctccCTACAGTaccgggaggtattacatgttctgtactctttacctgtaccagggttagctgctcctttgggcatcaggtgagggtggcaccattttcctttttttaggacattgcgtgttctttacaggaccctgaagaagcttctatcctctacatagaccagtgtttctcaaagaggttgcctccagctgttgcaaaactacaactcccagcattcccggacagcctttggctgtctgggcatgctgggagttgtagttttgcaacagctggaggcaccctggttgggaaacactgaaatagacagtgatttacagctcccaacagctctttcttacttttaactgtaaggatttgctttatctgtattagttatctacctatttatctttaatcctcactttttcctatttttggatgacattttggtggtttcagaaccaattaccaggtttccatagagttatggtctcaacgtacgatggtttcaacatacaatggttgtcctctggaaccaatttatattgtaacttgagCAACATGCATCCAAATTTCAGGTATAGACATAGATTACAACACAATATACTGGCTGCCTACAGCTGCCACTGGGACTAGTTTCTGTGCTTACTGCATACAGTGTTCTTATAAAGTTCAATGAACAGCCAGTATTCATTTAGGTTCCTTAGCTCCCTCCAGTGGTGGCTGGCATCCAAAACCAGAACTTCTAGACACATTTCTATCCAGGAAATTTGGAGCGCTGTATCATAAAACATATATGTCTCAGGGTCTTCTTTCAATATGATTGGACCACATTAATTATATAGTTAATTACTTGTTGTATAAATGGTGCAGTTGGTGGCTAGGGATCCCAAATGCTGCTGTCTCTGGTGGATACTAGGTGAGCCTGTGGCTGATGGGGGTTGTCAGGGTAGAGATCATGCTGGGGGGCACTCCTGACATCACAAGTGACATGTGCCGCAAAATTTACTGGGCCGCGGGCACATGCATATCTGGTGGCCAGGCGAGGAGCAGCTCCTCCTTCTGACCCATTATCCTGCATGCATCATCAGTAACACACGCAGAGACAGGCCGAGTCAACCAGGGAGGAGCAGGCATGCTATTGATGTTATTGTTAACGAATAAAGTTTTGGACGGGCAGCACAGCTGCTTTGGGCTATCTAGAAATCACTGGGaccagggcagctgccccttcaGCCAGCCCTGATATGTCCCTGCAGGGTTTAAGCAATGAAGATCAGGAATTAGCACAGAATTATGTACTTAAAAATGATATTATAAAAGGTGTAAATTCACTTTAAGGTCAGAAAAAAATCAATTGTGCATCAACTGGTGCAGAGAGACTAATCACGTCAGTACTGCCCATAACCCATTTGATACAGAAGGCTAAGATTTCTTATAATCTGTTAAAGTACTCATCCTTTGCTTATATTCAGTTCTTGCACAAAGATAATTTTTTggataatttttttccccttattcTCTCTTTCCATAGCTGCTGTTTCTGGGCTTTTTGGCCGTCTTCATAAACCCACTACGGGGAGATGAGGTAAGAGATTGATAATCCTTAAATTGTTTTATGAGCCTTTTGTGGCATATCACATATGGTATTGGCCAACAATATATTTTGTctgcatgtcattttttttttttaaatatagtctTAAAGATGCAAAGTGCTGTGTCCAATGTAGACTTCAACAACAATACAATTACAATACAATTATTCTGTAATGTTAGTAGCAAAGTAACATTTGCTGAGGTTTCTTTCTTCATATCATTTCATTAACTTAATTAATGTTCTATTATATGCTTAGCACAAACAAATCATAACTAAGCAGTTTGTCCCCTGTTtaccttaaagcggtactccgcccctagacatcttatcccctatcgaaaagataggggataagatgtctctacgcaggggtccccccgctgaggacccccgcgatctcccttctaCACACGGCATCCGTTTAGAGCGCTGGGTGCACCGTcgaaggcttgtgatgtcacggccccgccctcaatacaagtctttgagaaggggcgtgacatcacgagcctccgcccccacatcgccagttatcaggcatggagcaaagttcgctccgtgcaccagatgtctggggtgccacagcaaagatcgcaggggtcctttggataatggggtataagatgtctaggggcagagtacccctttaagctgacttGACATGCATAGAGCATAGTTATCCCAGATTGGACCACCCAAGCCCATTGAGCCCTTACATCTGCCCAGGTTTGTTTGTTGCTTATCCCAGCTCTTAATGTAAGCTGTAAGGGGCGTTGGGGGTAAGAAGAACATTCCCAAAACCTCCTCCCTATATTTTCATTTAGCTTTTGTTTGACAATAATGCATATGGTGTAGCAGAGCATCTGTCACCTGACCATGCAGTGCCTAAATTCATGTTATAAAATATGTCTTCCAGTCATTCCAGTACTTAGGAACAGGATACAATGGAGAGAATGAATACCACACTGTGACGGTCAATGAGCAAGTCAAGGTTGCTGTGTTTAATGTGTACTCTGGAAGACAGTCAGCCAATGCCGTCTTCGATTACAGCCAGGTAAGAGGCTAGGATGTAAACCTTACTTTTCGTATAAACGGTGTCACTGTCTCACTCATCATCGTACTGTGTATTTTTCGTGGTTAGGAGATTAAACAAATAATATAGATTGTTTCTTCAAGAAATATTGCCAATATGTATAAATGGACTTGAGTTGAACTGGAGAAACCATCCATGCTTGCtttaaggggaactccggtggaaacaagaggaatacaaatgttttcaaatcaactggtcccagaaagttaaacagatttgtaaatcacttccattaaaaatatgaagccttccagtacttagctgctgtatactacagagaaatttgcgaagttctttccagtctaacaacagtgctctctgctgacacctctgtccgtgtcaggaactgtccagattagaagcaaatgcccattgaaaacctcccctgctctggacagttcctgatacggacagaggtgtcagcagagagcactgttgtcagactttaCAGAACtttacaaatttctctgtagtatatctgtagcatagagcagctgataagtactggaagagttgatatttttaaatagaagtaatttacaaatctgtttaactttctggagccagttgatttgaaaaaatatgtttccaccggagtcccTTTTTAATTTCATCAAACCCCCTTAACATATATTGTATCTGCACCGGGATGACTTGTACCTACTATCGTTTTACAATGTAATGTTGCCAGTTGATTGTACCAATCTCAGAGCACCCATTGGTCCCTTACAGAAAACAACTCATTATGCTAGGGCTATCTGACATCACATGGCACATAGTACACAGTGTTGCTACAGTGTATTTTAAATACTGAATGCGCATGTGGTCATGTTACGGCAGAATCAATCTATGATTAATTTCCATTTAGAATGTGATCATAGCAATTTACAACCACATTCACATTCATTAGTTGTGAGGCAGGTAGCACAACACTGTGATCTTTGGCCATGCAATGTGTTGCTGTATATCTCCAACCTAACGCTGCTCCATATAAGTACATATGGGTAAAAGGCATTTACATACAATTTCCTTGTAGAGTCATTTCTCATGTCTACCATTCAGGCAACAAGTGTAATATCTGCTTTAATAAAATACAATGATAACAATCAATCATTTTCTTTGTTTTCAGAACATTGTTGCCTACCACATGCCCTACAAAGGTATCTGTGTCCTGGCACACATGGATATTGCTACCTTTCCAGGCCTTGGAAGGATAAATGAGTGGATTCACACCAAGAGGGTAACTATCTTTGCCATTTTTTTGTTAAGACACCTGGGAGGACAATGGGACATATTAGACCTATTTCTTAAATGTATATGGCCTGCAAAAGTTGGAGTTTACTATCATATAAACTTACACAACAAATTAGGCTGAAAGGTTGAAACTGTCTCCCAAACCCTAAGCAGTTTCCGCCTTCTTCACCACATTGTATAAACATTTTAGATATTCGAATCCTCTCATAGAATATGGCCAGATTGTACCCTGCATACATCTAGAATACATCTTGAAGAAGATCTCTGTCATGGGTCCTCTAATGACTTGAAATGATCCTAATTAAATTTACTAAAGTGATATTAGTGTCCAGCCCAGATCCATAATACATAAAGAATTACATTTCCATTAATATTAAGGTGACATAATTATACCTACATACCTATGTTACAAGGTTCCTAACATTTCATGCAATACTATAGCAATGTGTACAGTTATGGGGGAGTTTCAGATATTGACATTGATGTTTTTTTCCTGCTACAGGAACAGAAAAAGGACCTAGAAGAGCTGCGCAAACATTACTTTGTGACCAACCAGCAAGTGTACGATCTTGCCCAGTACGGTAACGCCATTCAAAGCCTTTGCTGGGGAATTCCAACCTACTGGGCTCGTGAATACACTAGTAAGTACAAACCTGGTTGTCCTTTTGCGTATCTCTGCCCAGTACTTCACCAATGTCAGacactcttttaaaggggtactgcggtgctaagacatcttactaagacatccaaaggataggggataagatgtcttagcaccagagtacccctttaaacttcatcGGTAACcattggggagatttaccaaaacctatgcagaagaaaagaagtgcagttccccatagcaaccaatcagattgcttctatcatttttatataggcctctgaaaaatgaaagaagtgatctgattggttgctgttgacaacagcacctctcttcctctacacaagttttgatagatctcccccattgtctctgtTCCCAAATGTTTACACGTGTTATCTagctagtagtgttgctcgcgaatattcgcaatgcgaattttattcgcgaatatcgcatattcgcgaattcgcgaatattcgcgaatatagcacactatatattcgtaattacgaatattcgttttatttttttttgtaattttttttttttagtaatttttttttcacattacacatcacagtgatcatccctctctgctttcagcttgtgtggtgtaaagaaggctctaatactaccgcgcgaagtttcgcatatgcgaacatttgcatatgctaattttcgcatattcgaattttcgcttgtgttaattttgtatatgctaattttcgcatatgttaattttcgcattcacgAATTTTCGCTTAAGCGAAAATAAAATgccaatattacaaatatgcgaatattcgcgaatatatgacgaatattcgtccatatattcgcgaatattcgcgaattcgaatatggcctatgccgctcaacactactagctAGGACAATTCATTTTTTTAGCAGAAAGGTTTCCCATTACTAAGCTGATAGCATGGTATGCCAATCGATCAGTTAAAGTCAGTGCTGGAACCCAGTGGCAACTGTTCAGTTTTCCTGCTGCACCCCCACAGGTGAAAGATAGTATTACAAGATGCTCATTTAGATAAATAAAATCCCTGAGATTCTGGCTTCTTTAGATTGCGACATGTTCATTGTAGCTGTTCTCCAGTGTGGCTTATAAATGAAGGGCCAAATAAAGTACCAACTTTTATTAACTCAGAATACTCTGATAAAGTATTTTCAAACCAGACACCCCTTCAATGCCAAGatgatttatattttatattcctCCAACCCACAGTCTGAAGAGTACTTTGAAATGAAACAAGAGATATCAAAATGAATGATGAATATATTGTAAATGACGCAATGTTCTTTTCCCCAGGTCCTCATGAAGGTTTTGCTGGTGCTAATGGATGTGCTGGTATTCATTTATTCTGCCTGCGTATCGGTCTCTGTGCAGGATTCAATCTGTAAACTTCAATCTGTACAACATCTACAAACACTATGGTGCTGTCCTCAATAAACCCTGACTATCCAGCTGCAAGTGGTGAACCAGTAGAATATGTAACATGCTGGGGTTACAGAccactaataaaataaaaataaactattaaaAAATGACTGTGTTTTCATTAAGCAGTAACTTATTGAAATTCAATGGTAGTACAATTACTTTGTCTTTAGAAGTATTTTCTGATGAGTGTATATAATGAGTATATTAGTCATCATATCCACATTGTATAATACTGGGCCTCATCTTATGTCTATAAACAGTACATAAGTAATAAACAAGACAGTAATAAacaagacagtaatggacagaAACAGTAGGCTCCAATCCAGAAATGAAAATTCTAATGAATTGATGCTCTCTAGATAGACTAATATCCCATATAAGGGAGAATGAGGGctgaataataatgataataatatttatatatgtgtgtgtgtgtgtggattttAACCTTTAAAcatttaatacatattttttacttaaaataaacttcagtttattattatattttagggTTTTCCACATTTTAGGGGTTGTCCTGTAAAAGACAACATATtccctacaggataggggataagtgtctgatcatggtggtCTGACTGGtgggactccccgcaatctccagaTTGGGGCCCTGGCCCTCAGAAAAAGCATGTGCTGCatctgcactgtattctcttcCATGGCAGCTCCAAAGATATCTGAGTGCTGTACTCTCCAGTGTAATGAagaactgtgtccctgtagtggAATATGACCCTCCAAACAGGGACACGGTTTTCTGGTTTGAAGCCTGCTCCCTCTTACTCCATCCCCACTACCCTCTGTCAGGGGGACACATTTCCCTGCCTTTCTCCCACCCACACCAAACATCTCCCCCCTATTCTTTATCCTGTGGATGGGAAATATtgtctttcactggacaaccagTTCAGTGTAGAAAAGTCTAAAATATATTAACAAGCTGAAGGTTATTTATTTCAATTcatatagagaaaacagacatggtcgcacatccacatcatgcacaatgatctaatactTCTCAGCAATAttcattaaactaacaggtcgttggtgtactttat is drawn from Hyla sarda isolate aHylSar1 chromosome 4, aHylSar1.hap1, whole genome shotgun sequence and contains these coding sequences:
- the LOC130367376 gene encoding gastrokine-1-like is translated as MGCGSRRPHQVSLLSAKNKKLRLQFTQLTRIGQRKTGRMLPGLRSLDSSCNIPKTVSSRVLESVQSHWRPQVQSCSHSQLQLLFLGFLAVFINPLRGDESFQYLGTGYNGENEYHTVTVNEQVKVAVFNVYSGRQSANAVFDYSQNIVAYHMPYKGICVLAHMDIATFPGLGRINEWIHTKREQKKDLEELRKHYFVTNQQVYDLAQYGNAIQSLCWGIPTYWAREYTSPHEGFAGANGCAGIHLFCLRIGLCAGFNL